From a single Microbacterium murale genomic region:
- a CDS encoding MFS transporter, which translates to MTSTTATPHSVIRTPGIMALMSMSALCFAGFGALVSTVPLWAVRGGADEVGGGLVNAVMMAATVAVQTTVPAALRRFGWTPTLLAGVVLLGAPSLVLLMTDALPAILALSAVRGAGFAVITVCGSSAVARLVEPARRGRAIGLYGLSISAPQILLVPTSVWIADHVGFWVVFAVGAAPLIATVPAFLLARRLDRMPPSPAADHHPHRTSARVWLALIAPSIVLLTITAPGGALLTFVPQFPEVGGYAVAGLFALTACAAAARWLIGGLADRFGHLPFQPPLLLLGAAGLALCVWSMFGGGGAALIGGMAITGIAYGSLQNVTLIESFAAVGPRHRDIASAVWNIGFDCGTGIGALVVGFIAAQTNFGIALSTTSALCVVVAVVVLVRILVGRGRRHPAADEG; encoded by the coding sequence ATGACGAGCACGACCGCGACACCTCACAGTGTGATCAGGACTCCTGGGATCATGGCGCTGATGTCGATGTCGGCGCTCTGCTTCGCCGGATTCGGCGCATTGGTGTCGACGGTGCCGCTGTGGGCGGTGCGCGGGGGTGCTGACGAGGTCGGCGGCGGACTCGTGAACGCCGTCATGATGGCCGCCACCGTCGCCGTGCAGACGACAGTTCCTGCGGCATTGCGCAGATTCGGTTGGACGCCGACGTTACTCGCAGGTGTGGTGCTTCTCGGCGCTCCCTCCTTGGTGCTGCTCATGACCGATGCGCTGCCCGCGATCCTCGCCCTTTCCGCCGTGCGCGGCGCCGGCTTCGCGGTGATCACCGTGTGCGGATCGTCGGCGGTGGCGCGATTGGTGGAACCCGCCCGCCGCGGGCGTGCCATCGGTCTCTACGGCCTGTCGATCTCCGCCCCGCAGATCCTGCTCGTGCCGACCTCGGTCTGGATCGCCGACCACGTGGGCTTCTGGGTCGTGTTCGCCGTCGGAGCAGCCCCACTGATCGCCACAGTCCCTGCATTCCTGCTCGCGCGACGCCTCGACCGCATGCCGCCGTCTCCGGCAGCCGATCACCATCCGCACAGGACGAGCGCACGAGTGTGGTTGGCGCTGATCGCGCCGAGCATTGTGCTGCTCACGATCACAGCTCCCGGTGGTGCCCTGCTGACCTTCGTGCCGCAGTTCCCGGAGGTGGGTGGATACGCCGTCGCCGGGTTGTTCGCGCTCACCGCCTGCGCGGCAGCCGCCCGTTGGCTCATCGGTGGATTGGCCGACCGTTTCGGGCACCTGCCGTTCCAGCCGCCGCTGCTTCTGCTCGGTGCGGCGGGACTCGCCCTGTGCGTATGGTCGATGTTCGGCGGAGGCGGGGCAGCACTGATCGGCGGAATGGCCATCACCGGCATCGCCTACGGCAGCCTCCAGAACGTCACACTGATCGAATCGTTCGCCGCGGTGGGCCCGCGCCACCGCGACATCGCCAGCGCGGTGTGGAACATCGGCTTCGACTGCGGCACCGGCATCGGCGCGTTGGTCGTCGGCTTCATCGCGGCCCAGACGAACTTCGGCATCGCGCTGTCGACGACGTCCGCGCTCTGCGTCGTCGTCGCCGTGGTCGTCCTGGTGCGAATCCTGGTCGGCCGCGGGCGCCGGCATCCCGCCGCGGATGAGGGATGA
- the deoD gene encoding purine-nucleoside phosphorylase translates to MSTHIAAEPGQIAPIVLFPGDPLRAKWIAENFLVDASLYSETRGMLGFTGTWEGHRVSVQGSGMGQPSMAIYAHELFSDYDVQKIVRVGSCGALTERLAVRDIIIANGACTDSGINRVRFNGLDYAPVADFSLLRAAVEATESMSLESAVHVGLLFSSDQFYSTRPELTEPFVAHGALAVEMETSGLYTLAAFHGRRALSICTVSDHIVTGEQTTAQEREQTFGDMIEIALRAATA, encoded by the coding sequence ATGAGCACGCACATCGCCGCCGAGCCCGGTCAGATCGCCCCCATCGTCCTGTTCCCCGGCGACCCGCTGCGGGCGAAGTGGATCGCGGAGAACTTCCTCGTCGACGCCTCGCTGTATTCCGAGACCCGCGGGATGCTGGGATTCACCGGCACCTGGGAGGGCCACCGCGTCTCGGTGCAGGGGTCGGGCATGGGACAGCCGTCGATGGCGATCTACGCACATGAGCTGTTCAGCGACTACGACGTGCAGAAGATCGTGCGAGTGGGCTCATGCGGCGCGCTCACCGAGCGCCTCGCTGTGCGCGACATCATCATCGCGAACGGTGCGTGCACCGACTCCGGCATCAACCGCGTGCGGTTCAACGGGCTCGACTACGCACCCGTCGCCGACTTCTCGCTGCTGCGGGCAGCTGTCGAGGCGACCGAGTCCATGTCTCTGGAATCAGCCGTGCACGTCGGGCTGCTGTTCTCGAGCGACCAGTTCTACAGCACTCGGCCAGAGCTGACCGAGCCGTTCGTCGCCCATGGCGCACTCGCGGTCGAGATGGAGACCAGTGGCCTCTACACCCTGGCCGCGTTCCACGGTCGTCGCGCACTCAGCATCTGCACCGTCTCCGACCACATCGTCACCGGCGAGCAGACCACGGCGCAGGAGCGCGAGCAGACCTTCGGCGACATGATCGAGATCGCCCTGCGCGCGGCGACGGCCTGA